Proteins co-encoded in one Hymenobacter swuensis DY53 genomic window:
- a CDS encoding CaiB/BaiF CoA transferase family protein, with protein sequence MNPSDELPLAGLRVLELASVLAGPQVGQFLAELGADVLKLEPPAGDVTRTWRTLAEDPATTVTAYFSSANWGKRSQLLDLTIEAGQTALHQLAAAADIVLTSYKPGDAEKLRADYATLSALNPRLIYGHITGYGPTETRAGYDAVLQAETGFMHLNAPGPGQPPQKMPVAIIDLLTAHQLKEGLLTALYRRERTGQGALVQVSLLDSALASLANQAATHLVTGQEPQPLGSGHPSIVPYGTVYTARDGTRLLLAVGADQQFRHLCAVLHRPEWADDARFRRNPDRVAHRAALEELLAERIAEVSGQELLAQLGQLAVPAGAVRTVGEALAHPLAQPMLLPPAPGFPHAGVRTVAFRSSAWPMALSLSAPPALGPE encoded by the coding sequence ATGAATCCTTCTGATGAACTTCCGCTGGCTGGTTTGCGCGTGCTGGAGCTGGCCTCGGTGCTGGCCGGGCCGCAGGTGGGCCAGTTTCTGGCCGAGCTGGGGGCCGACGTGCTGAAGCTGGAGCCCCCGGCCGGCGACGTGACGCGCACCTGGCGCACCCTGGCCGAAGACCCCGCTACCACCGTCACGGCCTATTTCAGCAGCGCCAACTGGGGCAAGCGCAGCCAGCTGCTCGACCTGACCATCGAAGCCGGCCAAACCGCCCTGCACCAGCTAGCCGCCGCCGCCGACATCGTGCTGACCAGCTACAAGCCCGGCGACGCCGAGAAGCTCCGCGCCGACTACGCCACGCTCTCGGCCCTCAACCCGCGCCTGATTTACGGCCACATCACCGGCTACGGCCCCACCGAAACCCGCGCCGGCTACGATGCCGTGCTGCAGGCCGAAACCGGCTTCATGCACCTCAACGCCCCCGGCCCCGGCCAGCCGCCCCAGAAAATGCCGGTGGCCATCATCGATTTGCTCACGGCCCACCAGCTCAAGGAAGGCCTGCTCACGGCCCTTTACCGCCGCGAGCGGACCGGCCAGGGCGCGCTGGTGCAGGTGAGCTTGCTGGATAGCGCACTGGCTTCGCTGGCCAACCAGGCCGCCACCCACCTCGTCACGGGGCAGGAGCCGCAGCCGTTGGGCTCGGGCCACCCCAGCATCGTGCCCTACGGCACCGTGTACACGGCCCGGGACGGCACGCGCCTGCTGCTGGCCGTGGGCGCCGACCAGCAGTTTCGCCACCTCTGCGCCGTGCTACACCGCCCCGAGTGGGCCGATGATGCCCGCTTCCGCCGCAACCCTGACCGGGTAGCGCACCGCGCCGCGCTGGAAGAGCTACTGGCCGAGCGCATTGCGGAGGTGAGCGGCCAGGAGCTACTAGCTCAGTTGGGGCAGTTGGCGGTGCCGGCCGGGGCGGTGCGTACGGTGGGCGAGGCCCTGGCCCATCCGCTGGCCCAGCCCATGCTGCTGCCGCCTGCGCCCGGCTTCCCACACGCGGGCGTGCGCACGGTGGCGTTCCGCAGCAGCGCGTGGCCGATGGCACTGTCCCTGAGCGCACCGCCGGCTTTGGGGCCGGAGTAG
- a CDS encoding class I SAM-dependent methyltransferase has product MLDRFSSQADLYARYRIDYPAALYDWLLPQVPGRTRAWDCATGNGQVAAVLAEHFGQVEATDISAAQLAQAARQLNITYQQAPAEHTPFADASFDLVTVAQAVHWFDMAAFNAEVHRVLQPGGVVAEWGYGLLRISPALDPLVQHFHNDTMRPYWDDNRWHITDEYARLSFPFAEVQTARFEVRRQWSAEWFLNYLRTWSSVVKYQQQHGQDAVLLLSEEVMRRWGAGEREVVFPVFARAGRR; this is encoded by the coding sequence ATGCTCGACCGATTCTCCTCCCAGGCTGACCTCTACGCCCGCTACCGCATCGACTACCCGGCGGCCCTCTACGACTGGCTGCTGCCGCAGGTGCCGGGCCGCACCCGGGCCTGGGACTGCGCCACCGGCAACGGGCAGGTGGCGGCCGTGCTGGCCGAGCACTTCGGGCAGGTGGAGGCCACCGACATCAGCGCGGCGCAGCTGGCCCAGGCGGCCCGCCAGCTCAACATCACCTACCAACAAGCCCCGGCCGAGCACACGCCATTTGCCGATGCCAGCTTCGATCTGGTGACGGTGGCCCAGGCCGTGCATTGGTTTGACATGGCCGCGTTCAACGCCGAGGTGCACCGCGTGCTGCAACCCGGCGGCGTGGTGGCCGAGTGGGGCTACGGCCTGCTGCGCATCAGCCCTGCGCTGGACCCGCTGGTACAGCACTTCCACAACGACACCATGCGGCCCTACTGGGACGACAACCGCTGGCACATCACCGACGAGTACGCCCGCCTGTCGTTTCCGTTTGCCGAGGTGCAAACTGCCCGCTTTGAGGTGCGGCGGCAGTGGTCGGCGGAGTGGTTTCTGAACTACCTGCGCACGTGGTCGAGCGTGGTGAAATACCAGCAGCAGCACGGCCAGGACGCGGTTTTACTGCTGTCCGAGGAGGTAATGCGCCGCTGGGGGGCGGGAGAGCGGGAGGTGGTGTTTCCGGTGTTTGCGCGGGCCGGGCGGCGGTAA
- a CDS encoding Gfo/Idh/MocA family oxidoreductase, translating into MSSPIQTGLLAYGMSGRIFHAPFLSTYPGFALRAVVERSRKQAQAQYPRLISHDSVAELLADPQLDLVVVNTPNDTHFALARQALQAGKHVLIEKPVATTVAELDELLALAAAQNLHVLAYQNRRWDSDFQLVRQVVESGQLGQLTEVHFRFDRYKAALNAKTFKEDPSVAGSGLSFDLGPHVLDQALSLFGRPEQAHVTRASHRPGSRVDDYFHVHLQYPQGLNVFVAGSLLTAASGPAYVLHGTLGSFQKSRADVQEAQLDQGQLPTAATYGHEPAGQEGTLTLVPAPGETQLSRLPAPQGQYQGLFEAVYQTIRHGQPFPVRAEQLRWQLEILQLPAHKQF; encoded by the coding sequence ATGTCCTCTCCCATCCAAACCGGCCTGCTGGCCTACGGCATGTCGGGCCGCATTTTTCACGCGCCGTTTCTGAGTACGTACCCCGGCTTTGCGCTGCGGGCCGTGGTGGAGCGCAGTCGCAAGCAGGCGCAGGCCCAATACCCCAGACTCATCAGCCACGACAGCGTGGCCGAGCTGCTGGCCGACCCGCAGCTGGATCTAGTGGTAGTAAATACGCCCAACGACACTCATTTCGCCCTCGCCCGGCAGGCGTTGCAGGCCGGCAAGCACGTGCTCATCGAAAAGCCCGTAGCCACCACCGTGGCCGAACTGGACGAGCTGCTGGCCCTGGCCGCCGCGCAAAACCTACACGTGCTGGCCTACCAGAACCGCCGCTGGGACTCCGATTTTCAGTTGGTGCGCCAGGTGGTGGAAAGCGGCCAGTTGGGCCAGCTCACGGAAGTGCATTTCCGCTTCGACCGGTACAAAGCCGCCCTCAACGCCAAAACCTTCAAGGAAGACCCCAGCGTGGCGGGCAGCGGCCTGAGCTTCGATTTGGGCCCGCACGTGCTGGATCAGGCCCTGAGCTTGTTCGGGCGGCCCGAGCAGGCCCACGTCACGCGCGCCAGCCACCGCCCTGGCTCCCGCGTCGATGACTACTTCCACGTGCATCTGCAGTATCCGCAGGGGCTGAACGTGTTTGTGGCCGGCAGCCTGCTCACGGCCGCGTCCGGCCCGGCCTACGTGCTGCACGGCACGCTCGGCTCGTTCCAGAAAAGCCGCGCCGACGTACAGGAAGCCCAACTCGACCAGGGCCAGCTGCCCACTGCCGCCACCTACGGCCACGAGCCCGCCGGCCAGGAAGGTACCCTCACGCTGGTACCCGCCCCCGGCGAAACACAGCTTTCCCGCCTCCCCGCGCCCCAAGGCCAGTACCAGGGCCTGTTCGAGGCGGTGTACCAAACCATCCGCCACGGCCAGCCCTTCCCAGTGCGCGCCGAGCAGCTGCGCTGGCAGCTGGAGATTCTGCAACTACCCGCACACAAACAGTTCTAG
- a CDS encoding TlpA disulfide reductase family protein produces MKKRILPILLLSSGLAQAQQPFTYTIKGKLGLISAPAKVYLVSGPSMLDSAVVKNGTFEIKGTAAEPVMAELLLRQKGRPANLRGARVQTLIFLEPGTVVVTSPDSLTHATIKGGPINADNLRLKEALKPVFASMDVYGAELQKASAQQQQDPAFGEQVQAKFTSFNKQIATAQHAFIKANPASWASLHALTAIQMIEPSYEEVAPLYAALSPELKSSAAGREYGARLAGMKGVIAGTQAPDFTQPTPDGKVISLRDYRGKYVLVDFWASWCGPCRQENPMVIKAYNEYKGRNFDVLSISVDDEKGRAKWVKAIAADQLPWTQVSDLKGLENAAARLYHVTGVPQNFLIDPNGKILAVNLKGAALREALAQYVK; encoded by the coding sequence ATGAAGAAGCGTATCCTGCCAATTTTGCTACTAAGCAGCGGCCTAGCCCAGGCCCAGCAGCCATTTACCTATACCATTAAGGGGAAGCTCGGCCTCATCAGTGCGCCGGCCAAAGTGTATCTGGTAAGCGGCCCCTCGATGCTGGATTCAGCCGTGGTCAAGAACGGCACGTTTGAAATTAAGGGCACGGCTGCGGAGCCTGTTATGGCTGAACTGCTGCTACGCCAAAAGGGCCGGCCGGCTAACCTGCGTGGCGCACGGGTCCAGACGCTTATATTCCTGGAGCCGGGCACGGTAGTCGTTACCAGCCCCGATTCGCTGACCCACGCCACCATCAAAGGCGGGCCGATTAATGCCGATAATCTGCGTCTGAAGGAGGCCTTGAAACCTGTTTTTGCAAGCATGGACGTTTACGGAGCCGAATTGCAGAAGGCCTCGGCCCAGCAACAGCAGGACCCGGCTTTCGGGGAGCAGGTACAGGCAAAATTTACCAGCTTCAATAAGCAGATAGCCACCGCCCAGCACGCCTTTATCAAAGCCAACCCAGCATCCTGGGCCAGCTTGCACGCGCTGACGGCAATACAGATGATTGAGCCTTCTTATGAGGAAGTAGCGCCGCTCTACGCGGCCCTGAGTCCGGAGCTTAAAAGCAGCGCGGCCGGCCGCGAGTACGGAGCGCGGCTGGCGGGCATGAAGGGGGTAATAGCGGGCACCCAGGCCCCCGATTTCACCCAACCAACTCCCGATGGTAAAGTGATTTCCCTGCGCGACTACCGGGGCAAGTACGTGCTGGTGGATTTCTGGGCCAGCTGGTGCGGCCCCTGCCGCCAGGAAAATCCGATGGTCATCAAGGCCTATAATGAATACAAGGGTCGCAACTTCGATGTATTGAGCATATCCGTTGACGACGAGAAAGGCCGTGCCAAATGGGTAAAAGCTATTGCCGCCGACCAGCTTCCCTGGACCCAGGTTTCGGACCTGAAGGGCTTGGAAAACGCGGCTGCCCGCCTTTATCACGTTACCGGCGTTCCGCAGAACTTTCTGATTGACCCCAATGGGAAGATTCTGGCGGTTAATCTGAAAGGAGCCGCCCTGCGCGAAGCGCTGGCGCAATATGTTAAGTAA
- a CDS encoding DEAD/DEAH box helicase, translated as MTFHEFNLHDDLLAGIDAMNYQNATPIQEQAIPRILEGKDLIACAQTGTGKTAAYLLPLLDKISHAKHGTTSTLVLVPTRELATQIDEQVTGFGYFVEASSIAIYGGGKSEGWEQQKRALTSGADIIIATPGRLIAHMQMGYVKFEDLKYLVLDEADKMMDMGFSDDILNIVRQLPKERQTLLFSATMPSKIRDFSQQLLKSPEEIRLAVSKPAAGIDQQFYMAFDRQKIYLLEHIIKTQDVQSMVLFTSQKAAVGGIVRAINKLGIEARGISSDRTQEEREEIMRAFKNKQFPILVATDVLSRGIDIDSLSHVVNYDIPRAAEDYVHRIGRTARAATKGTAITFIADQDQDRVLKIEKLIEREVEKQNITEGLGLGEAPEFDPKRFSGLRGKVGGRPERGPRSGGAGGSGGGRDRGPRPEGGGGGRSGGGRDGARPNRGDSKPDADQQARIAKAQATLAALDAGQAPAQPYQRPPREDRPEGSDSRPRREPREPRAEGEARPPRAPRPEGEARPPREPRAPRPEGEAAAEPRAEGDKAEGQRRRKRGGRNRSGRGPRPEGGAATEASAPVAPAAE; from the coding sequence TTGACGTTTCACGAGTTTAACCTGCACGATGACCTGCTCGCGGGCATCGATGCCATGAATTACCAGAATGCCACGCCCATCCAGGAGCAGGCCATTCCCCGCATTCTGGAAGGCAAGGACCTGATTGCCTGCGCCCAGACCGGTACCGGCAAAACCGCCGCCTACCTGCTGCCGCTGCTCGACAAGATTTCGCACGCCAAGCACGGCACCACCTCCACGCTGGTACTGGTGCCCACCCGCGAACTGGCTACGCAGATTGATGAGCAGGTAACGGGCTTCGGCTACTTCGTGGAAGCCAGCTCCATTGCCATCTACGGCGGGGGCAAATCCGAAGGCTGGGAGCAGCAGAAGCGCGCCCTTACCTCCGGCGCTGACATCATCATTGCCACACCCGGCCGCCTCATTGCCCACATGCAGATGGGCTACGTGAAGTTCGAGGACCTGAAGTATCTGGTGCTCGACGAGGCCGATAAGATGATGGACATGGGCTTCTCCGATGACATCCTCAACATCGTGCGGCAGCTGCCCAAAGAGCGCCAGACGCTGCTGTTCTCGGCCACCATGCCCAGCAAAATCCGCGACTTTTCGCAGCAGCTGCTCAAGAGCCCCGAGGAAATTCGTTTGGCCGTTTCCAAGCCCGCCGCTGGCATCGACCAGCAGTTCTACATGGCCTTCGACCGCCAGAAGATCTACCTGCTCGAGCACATCATCAAAACCCAGGACGTGCAGAGCATGGTGCTGTTCACTAGCCAGAAAGCGGCTGTGGGCGGCATTGTGCGGGCCATCAACAAGCTGGGCATCGAGGCCAGGGGCATCAGCTCCGACCGCACCCAGGAGGAGCGTGAGGAAATCATGCGCGCCTTCAAAAACAAGCAGTTCCCTATCCTCGTTGCCACCGACGTGCTGAGCCGGGGCATTGACATCGACTCGCTGAGTCACGTGGTAAACTACGACATCCCGCGCGCCGCCGAGGATTACGTACACCGTATCGGGCGCACGGCCCGCGCCGCCACCAAAGGCACGGCCATCACCTTCATTGCCGACCAGGACCAGGACCGCGTGCTCAAAATCGAGAAATTGATTGAGCGCGAAGTAGAAAAGCAGAACATCACCGAAGGTCTCGGCCTGGGCGAAGCCCCCGAGTTCGACCCCAAACGGTTCAGTGGCCTGCGCGGCAAAGTAGGCGGCCGGCCCGAGCGTGGCCCCCGCAGCGGCGGTGCTGGTGGTTCCGGCGGTGGCCGTGACCGTGGCCCCCGCCCCGAAGGCGGCGGTGGCGGCCGCTCCGGCGGTGGCCGCGACGGTGCCCGCCCCAACCGCGGCGACAGCAAACCCGACGCCGATCAGCAGGCCCGCATTGCCAAAGCCCAGGCCACCCTGGCCGCCCTCGACGCCGGCCAAGCCCCGGCCCAGCCCTACCAGCGTCCCCCCCGCGAAGACCGCCCCGAAGGCAGCGACAGCCGCCCCCGCCGCGAGCCGCGTGAACCCCGCGCCGAAGGCGAAGCTCGTCCACCTCGGGCTCCACGCCCCGAAGGCGAAGCCCGCCCGCCCCGCGAACCGCGTGCCCCGCGCCCTGAAGGCGAAGCCGCTGCTGAGCCACGGGCTGAAGGCGATAAAGCCGAAGGCCAGCGCCGCCGCAAGCGCGGAGGCCGCAACCGCTCCGGCCGTGGCCCGCGCCCCGAGGGCGGTGCCGCCACCGAAGCTTCTGCCCCGGTAGCCCCGGCCGCTGAATAA
- a CDS encoding sigma-70 family RNA polymerase sigma factor translates to MALSVPEPAQWLARYGDDLYRFALSRVASAEEAQELVQDTLCSALDALASFRGEASERTWLFVILRRKVVDFYRRQARSPFVPLPLLPEQDPEAEFFQPATGHWQPGQGPADWAAPSDEDALEQQEFQAVLRSCQQRLSPQHGAVFVLRFAEEMSAEEICAALQLTAANYWVIVHRLKLHLRRCLEKNWFGSTLRS, encoded by the coding sequence ATGGCCCTTTCGGTGCCCGAGCCCGCGCAGTGGCTTGCCCGCTACGGCGACGACCTGTACCGTTTCGCCCTGAGCCGCGTGGCCTCGGCGGAGGAGGCGCAGGAGCTGGTGCAGGATACCCTGTGCAGCGCCCTCGACGCGCTGGCTTCCTTTCGCGGGGAAGCCTCGGAGCGCACCTGGTTGTTTGTAATTCTGCGCCGCAAAGTCGTGGACTTTTACCGGCGGCAGGCCCGCTCGCCCTTTGTGCCGCTGCCCCTACTGCCTGAGCAGGACCCCGAGGCCGAATTCTTCCAGCCTGCTACCGGCCACTGGCAGCCCGGCCAAGGCCCCGCCGACTGGGCCGCGCCCAGCGACGAAGACGCGCTGGAGCAACAGGAGTTTCAGGCGGTGCTGCGCAGCTGCCAGCAGCGGCTTTCGCCCCAGCACGGAGCCGTGTTTGTGCTGCGCTTTGCCGAGGAAATGTCGGCCGAGGAAATCTGCGCGGCGCTACAGCTGACGGCCGCCAACTACTGGGTTATCGTACACCGCCTGAAACTTCACCTGCGCCGCTGCCTCGAAAAGAACTGGTTCGGCTCCACTCTCCGTTCGTAA
- a CDS encoding molybdopterin-dependent oxidoreductase codes for MQSESSLPQPPATPPAADVALEREVTRRSRRTFLVGGLAALAGLGGWRWLLGQPEVMDIPGPLRAGLEANARVAATLLSPTQLAPEFPRNQARTPRANGSVGLKQPLDVAAWRLRVEGFGGQPVREFSLAELQALPRTEMTTELKCIEGWSTVVTWAGVRLTDFLARYPLATLPSAEIAPYVSLRTPDDAYYVGLDMVSALHPQTLLCYEMNGRPLLPEHGAPLRLITPRKYGIKQLKRIGTLAFVAERPADYWAARGYDWHASL; via the coding sequence ATGCAATCCGAATCATCCCTTCCGCAGCCGCCCGCCACGCCACCTGCTGCTGACGTTGCCCTGGAGCGAGAAGTGACGCGCCGTTCCCGGCGGACCTTTCTGGTGGGCGGGCTGGCCGCCCTGGCGGGCCTGGGCGGCTGGCGCTGGCTGCTGGGCCAGCCCGAGGTGATGGACATTCCGGGGCCGCTGCGGGCCGGCCTGGAGGCCAACGCCCGCGTAGCCGCCACCCTGCTCAGCCCCACCCAGCTGGCCCCCGAGTTTCCGCGCAACCAGGCCCGCACGCCCCGCGCCAACGGCTCCGTGGGCCTCAAGCAGCCGCTGGACGTGGCCGCGTGGCGGCTGCGGGTGGAAGGTTTCGGTGGGCAGCCGGTCCGGGAGTTCTCCCTGGCCGAGCTGCAGGCGTTGCCCCGCACCGAAATGACCACCGAGCTCAAATGCATCGAGGGCTGGAGCACGGTGGTTACCTGGGCCGGCGTGCGCCTCACCGATTTCCTGGCCCGCTACCCGCTGGCCACCCTTCCCTCTGCCGAAATAGCGCCCTACGTAAGCCTGCGCACTCCCGACGATGCGTATTACGTGGGCCTCGATATGGTCAGTGCCCTGCACCCGCAAACCCTGCTGTGCTACGAGATGAACGGCCGGCCGCTGCTGCCGGAGCACGGCGCGCCGCTGCGCCTCATCACGCCCCGCAAGTATGGCATCAAGCAGCTCAAGCGCATCGGCACGCTGGCTTTCGTGGCGGAGCGCCCGGCCGACTACTGGGCCGCCCGGGGCTACGACTGGCACGCCAGCCTATAA
- a CDS encoding cytochrome b/b6 domain-containing protein gives MPRLVEKHPLAIRWFHWLNFPVLALMIWSGLLIYWANDVYRLGWGDTTLLRFFPQSVYDVLDMDHKLAKGMSWHFVLMWVFALNGLLYVSYTLISGEWRYLVPQRGTLRSAWHTLLHDVGLRQNPPPPAKFNGAQQLAYTSVVLMGAGSLLTGLAIYKPTQLAGLTTALGGYEWARLEHFALTIGYVLFFLVHIAQVVRAGWNNFRAMVAGFEVVKDSAPTAAAASLAAAPDVAPSSSSPLHTVPPLPVRP, from the coding sequence ATGCCCCGCCTCGTTGAAAAGCACCCGTTGGCTATCCGCTGGTTTCACTGGCTCAATTTCCCGGTGCTGGCCCTCATGATCTGGAGCGGCCTGCTGATTTACTGGGCCAACGACGTGTACCGGCTCGGGTGGGGCGACACCACGCTGCTGCGGTTTTTCCCGCAGTCGGTGTACGATGTGCTGGACATGGACCACAAGCTGGCCAAGGGCATGAGCTGGCATTTTGTGCTGATGTGGGTGTTTGCCCTCAACGGGCTGCTGTACGTGAGCTACACCCTGATTTCGGGCGAGTGGCGGTACCTGGTGCCGCAGCGCGGTACGCTCCGCAGCGCCTGGCACACGCTGCTGCACGACGTGGGCCTGCGCCAGAACCCGCCGCCGCCCGCCAAGTTCAACGGGGCCCAGCAGCTGGCCTACACCTCGGTGGTGCTGATGGGGGCCGGCTCGCTGCTCACCGGCCTGGCCATCTACAAGCCCACCCAGCTGGCCGGCCTCACTACCGCGCTGGGCGGCTACGAGTGGGCCCGCCTGGAGCATTTCGCCCTGACCATCGGCTACGTGCTGTTTTTTCTGGTACACATTGCCCAAGTGGTGCGGGCCGGCTGGAACAACTTCCGGGCCATGGTAGCGGGGTTTGAAGTGGTAAAGGACTCTGCCCCCACGGCCGCGGCTGCCTCGCTCGCCGCCGCGCCCGATGTGGCCCCCAGTAGCAGCAGTCCGCTGCATACCGTGCCGCCGCTGCCCGTGCGGCCCTAG
- a CDS encoding DUF1223 domain-containing protein — MKLLLVAGLAFGSLPLTSPTPLPGSPAGPVPARVPVAVELFTSEGCSSCPAADAALRELEASQPVPGVEIVALGQHVDYWNRLGWKDTFSSEQFTQRQRTYAAGFGSGSYTPQAVINGRYELVGSQRTKLLEAIAQAARTPRTTVQLNGPAAALRVQVRDLPAGTGPADVLLLITETGLTTQIGRGENAGRLVRHAAVVRELRPLGAVAADGTFGASPALRLPPQWQQSHLRAVVLVQERASHRVVGVGSLPLSPAG; from the coding sequence ATGAAACTGCTGCTTGTCGCCGGTCTGGCTTTCGGAAGTCTGCCGCTCACCTCCCCCACCCCGCTGCCTGGCTCACCCGCTGGCCCGGTACCCGCCCGCGTGCCGGTAGCCGTGGAGCTGTTCACGTCCGAGGGCTGCTCCAGCTGCCCCGCCGCCGATGCCGCACTGCGGGAGCTGGAAGCCAGCCAGCCAGTGCCGGGCGTGGAAATAGTGGCCCTGGGCCAGCACGTGGACTACTGGAACCGCCTGGGCTGGAAAGATACCTTCTCCTCGGAGCAGTTCACTCAGCGCCAGCGCACCTACGCCGCCGGCTTTGGCTCGGGCTCCTACACGCCGCAGGCCGTCATCAATGGCCGCTACGAGCTGGTGGGCAGCCAGCGGACCAAGCTGCTGGAAGCCATTGCGCAGGCAGCCCGTACGCCGCGCACCACCGTGCAGCTCAACGGCCCCGCGGCGGCCCTGCGCGTACAGGTGCGCGACCTGCCCGCCGGCACCGGCCCGGCCGACGTGCTGTTGCTCATCACCGAAACCGGCCTCACCACCCAGATCGGGCGGGGCGAAAATGCCGGGCGGCTGGTGCGCCACGCCGCCGTGGTGCGGGAGCTGCGCCCGCTGGGTGCGGTAGCCGCCGATGGTACGTTTGGGGCCTCGCCCGCGCTCCGGCTGCCGCCGCAGTGGCAGCAAAGCCACCTGCGGGCGGTAGTGCTGGTGCAGGAGCGCGCCAGCCACCGCGTGGTGGGCGTGGGCAGCCTGCCGCTCAGCCCCGCCGGCTAG
- a CDS encoding NAD(P)/FAD-dependent oxidoreductase translates to MEAYDVVIVGGSYAGLSAALLLGRSMRRVLVVDTQRPANRQTPHSHSFLTQDGATPTQLATVAREQVARYPTVAFLNSEVVAATAEATGFQVKMADGAKVTARKLLLATGVVDELLPISGLAECWGISVLHCPYCHGYEVRGQHLGLLANGAVAAELVALLRNWSRKLTVFTNGPADFTPEQQALLQTHQVPVVEEPVLDIPHQGGYLSGLRTADGQLHPLEAVFARFPTRLPGNLARQLGCSLTEAGLIQVTEVCATNVPNLFAAGDATTGMRQVAAAVAQGAKAGAWLNRELITDGVYADV, encoded by the coding sequence ATGGAAGCATATGATGTAGTGATAGTAGGCGGAAGCTACGCCGGGCTGAGTGCGGCGCTGCTGCTGGGCCGCTCGATGCGCCGGGTGCTGGTGGTGGATACGCAACGGCCCGCCAACCGCCAGACGCCCCACTCGCACAGCTTCCTGACCCAGGACGGTGCGACGCCCACTCAGCTGGCCACGGTAGCGCGGGAGCAGGTGGCGCGGTATCCCACGGTGGCGTTCCTGAATAGCGAGGTAGTTGCGGCTACGGCTGAGGCGACAGGCTTCCAAGTGAAAATGGCCGATGGCGCGAAAGTGACAGCGCGCAAGCTGCTGCTGGCTACCGGCGTGGTAGACGAGTTGCTGCCGATTTCGGGGCTGGCCGAATGCTGGGGCATTTCGGTGCTGCACTGCCCGTACTGCCACGGCTACGAGGTGCGGGGGCAGCACCTGGGCTTGCTTGCCAACGGGGCCGTGGCGGCGGAGCTGGTGGCGCTGCTGCGCAACTGGAGCCGCAAGCTGACGGTGTTCACCAACGGCCCCGCCGATTTTACCCCTGAGCAACAGGCCCTGCTGCAAACGCATCAGGTGCCCGTCGTAGAAGAACCCGTTCTGGATATTCCTCACCAAGGCGGCTACCTGTCCGGGCTGCGTACGGCTGATGGCCAACTGCATCCGCTGGAAGCGGTATTTGCCCGTTTCCCCACGCGCCTGCCCGGTAACCTGGCCCGGCAGCTGGGCTGCTCGCTCACCGAAGCCGGCCTTATTCAGGTGACAGAAGTCTGCGCAACCAACGTGCCCAACCTGTTTGCGGCCGGCGACGCCACCACCGGCATGCGGCAGGTAGCAGCGGCCGTAGCGCAGGGAGCCAAAGCAGGGGCCTGGCTGAACCGGGAATTGATAACCGACGGCGTGTACGCGGACGTGTAG
- a CDS encoding RNA 2'-phosphotransferase: MLPDKETTRLSKLLSLVLRHDPAHLGLTLDEQGWVGVEELLRQAQAHKINLTHEMLLHIVDTSPKQRFRLSDDQQRIRASQGHSVVVELGYAPAVPPAVLYHGTTARHQAQIMREGLQKMSRQQVHLSADHATARQVGSRHGAPVVLRIDAARMHAEGHAFYRADNGVWLTEEVPARYLQLPDDAAAA; the protein is encoded by the coding sequence ATGCTACCTGATAAAGAAACCACCCGCCTCAGCAAGCTCTTGAGCTTGGTACTCCGCCACGATCCGGCCCACCTGGGCCTGACGCTGGACGAGCAGGGCTGGGTAGGTGTGGAAGAACTTCTCCGGCAGGCCCAAGCGCACAAGATCAACCTCACCCACGAGATGCTACTGCACATCGTGGATACCAGCCCTAAGCAGCGTTTCCGCCTCAGCGACGACCAGCAGCGCATTCGGGCCAGCCAGGGCCATTCGGTGGTGGTGGAGTTAGGCTATGCGCCGGCCGTGCCGCCGGCTGTGCTCTACCACGGCACGACGGCCCGTCATCAGGCCCAAATCATGCGGGAAGGGCTGCAGAAAATGAGCCGCCAGCAAGTGCACCTGAGCGCCGACCATGCCACCGCCCGGCAAGTGGGCAGCCGCCACGGCGCGCCGGTTGTGCTCCGGATAGATGCCGCCCGCATGCACGCTGAGGGCCACGCTTTCTACCGCGCCGACAATGGTGTGTGGCTGACTGAGGAAGTTCCGGCCCGCTACCTACAGCTACCCGACGATGCGGCGGCGGCGTAG